CCCAAGAGAACTAGGTCTATTTGCTCGTCTCATGCCCCCAGAGGTAACAAGTAAGAGACCAAGATCGTAGTTAGCTTAAGCATGTTATTACTGTACAATGATTTCACCCGGTAATTCGAGGATTATGGTTTTCTGGCCGAAAGGAGATGGCCCAGCTAATTTGTATGGGCAATGGAACAAAGGCCGAAATAGAGTACATTGCTTCTTTACACCATTAGAGGATTGCCCGCATGTATAATAAACTTGAAAGGAAGATGATATGGTTCAATATTATTGGACACCAAACTATCCTACTGGTACAACACCTTATCCTGGTGGCACAACATTTCCAACTGGTACTATACAAACCCCTCCTGCGCAACCTGCAACTCCAGCACAAGCAAGAGAGCAATCATACATTGAGAATATTTTACGTTTAAATCGTGGAAAACCTGGGACTTTCCACTTTTCATTTGAACATGCAGTAGCACCTGGCGGAAATACGATTGCTATAAGAGGCGTTGTGGAAGCCGCAGGACGAGATCATGTTATTTTACGTGAACTCAAAACAAATCATCGCTATCTCTTCCCAATGATTTACTTTGACTATGCTGAATTTGATGAGCAAATGAATTACTTCAATCAAACCCCATAAATGTAAAAATGCCATGTGCGTAACTAAATAACACATGGCATTTTTATATTTCTATTTAAAATTGAAAAAGTTATTTACCAATTTTTAAACCTGCTAAAATAACACATACCCAAGCAACTAAAAATAATACGCCACCAATTGGTGTAATTGCTCCTAATATGTTGATCTGCGTAACAGAAAGCACATAAAGGCTACCTGAGAATAAAATAACACCGATGAACATCATAATTCCGGCTTTTGATAATAATGACTTTGGACCGATTAAACTTTTACTCATTAATATGCCAATGACAATTAATCCAATGGCATGGAACATTTGATATTGAACACCTGTCTCCCAAATCTTAGCATAATGTTCTGTTAATACGTCTTTTAATGCATGCGCACCAAATGCGCCAAATGCAACTGCTAGAAATGCGTATACAGCACCTGCAACAATATTAAATCTCATCGTATTTACATTCCCTTCTAGAAATCAAAAATAGAATCTCCGTTTGCATCCTCTTCTTCAAGCTTGTTTTGCGTTAAAGAGCTAGCCAATGGTGTTGAAGTCTGTTGTGGCACCCCATGGAAAGTATTTGCCTTTCCTTGTGGAATATTAATATTAGGAGAAGGTTGTATTACTTCGTTATGTAATGCTACATCACATAATGCACGAATGGCTGAAAGTTCTTCACGTACTTTAGCCTCACTTTTTACTGATTGTGCTGTTGCTAGATGCTTTGCTAATTCAGCTATAACTATCTCATAAGAAATCATTGTCTAACTCCTTTCTTTCGGCTTAAACTTCAAGCAATTTATACCTGACGAGTTTTTTACAATCACCGAAGGAATAGCTTTGCTTTTAAATTGATAGGCACGACATCCTCTAGGATTATTTGGATCCCATGTTATGAAAAAGTGACTACACTTAAAACAACTCGGTTGCATATTACTTCCCCTCTTCTAACTCAATGCCGTTATAAAGAATCAATATATTTATCCTCTTTTACTACAACTTTACCATGCTTAAAAGAAGACGGGAAGAGCTAAAGCTTAAAGGTTTATCGAACAATTCCATTATTTTGTTAAATCAAAGTCAATCGATTCCTTGCCCCATTCAATAAGTTGGCGGTTAATTTTTGAATAAGGACGACTACCAAAGAAGCCACGATATGCACTAAGGGGACTCGGATGTGGTGCTTTAATAATGGCATGGCGACTTGTATCAATGAGCCTTTCTTTTTGTTGAGCAGGTCTTCCCCACAACACAAAGACTATAGGTTCCTTACGTTCCGATAATTTTTGTATGACTGTATCCGTAAACAGCTCCCAACCATGATCTTTGTGCGAATGTGCTTGATGAGCTCGAACTGTAAGCACTGTGTTTAATAACAGCACACCTTGCTGTGCCCATTTGATCAACGTACCATCATGTGGAATCGGGTATCCTAAATCATCGTGTAATTCCTTAAACATATTTTGTAAGCTTGGTGGATGTGGAACACCTGGCTTTACCGAAAAACTCATCCCATGTGCTTGACCAGGTCCATGATAAGGATCCTGTCCTAGTATGACCACTTTCACTTTATGATAAGGTGTATAGCGAAATGCGCTCCATATATCTTCCATTGGTGGATAGATGGTTTTCGTAAAATATTCCTGTTTCAAAAATTCACGTAACTGTAAATAATAGGACTTATTAAATTCTTCTCCGAGTATATCTTGCCAATCATTATCAAAAATAATCTTCGTCATCACTTACTACTCCTTAAATTTAACTGTTACATCATATCCCACTAAAGCAAACATATCTGCTACTGAATTTTTAGCATTTTTCTCTGCACTTCTGAGTACACCTTGAGTTGTTGCTTCCTTAACCATTTGCCTTTTTGCATCTGATGCTAGACGATATGCTTCTTTCATATCGGGTTTACTACGAAACAGTCCTTCACTTGAGAAAACTTGAATATTATTAAAGTCAATTTCTGGTTCGCCTAAAATTTTAGCTGCTGGTAAAGTAATCGTAGCTGTTTTATGCTTTTCATCAATATCAATATTTTTTTCGGTTACCCCTGAAAAATCCACTCCAGCCTTTACTCCACCTGGTATTACAACCAAAATTTCACGCTTTGTCCCCGGAATATCAATACCGATTTCTTTTCCAAATAGCTCATTATTTTGACGTTCTATGATTACCTTTGTATAAGCTTCTGCAGTTGTTAGCTCATTGAGATTTTGAATTCTTTCAACAAGTGAACCCTTTTGCTCTGCAAAACTATTTCCCTGCAATAGTTTCCAAGTAGCGAAGGGTAAGATTAAAAGCAATGCTATTAAAATAATCGCAATCCATGTATACCAATTTTTCAATAAACCGATTAACAAATTATTTCTAAAACGTATACGAGAAGCTGTTGCAGCTTCCATAATTGTCGCTGCTTGCTGCTCTTCCATATGAAAGTCTTTTAGCACTTTTTCTAGTTCTCTGTTTTTCCTTGTCATAGACTTCCCTCTTTTCTAACGAAACATTATACCTTTCTATTACACTAAGTTATTGTAGCGAGAAAGTAGAACTTTGTCGAAATGTACGGATTCAAAAATTTATTTCTTTTTTGAAGAAATATCATTTACGATAATTACTAAGGGGGAAACTATATGGCAGATTTCCAGTGGAAAGAGAAATTAAAAAAAACGATGGATGCAACGGAAAACGGAAAATATGTTTCAAAAAAGGCTAAATCATTAGGAATTGTCCTCTATTATTTATTTTTTACCATCATCATTATTGTCCTACTTTTCTTTGTGATTGGTTTATTCCAACAAAGACATTACGTAACAGCAAGTCTTATAAGCATCATAGGTATCAGCTGTCTATTTTTTTTATGGAAAATTATTCGTGCAGATTCGCTTGAAGATAAAAACTGACCACCTTAAATATATGTTTTTTGACTATTTTATTCTAGCCAGTTCGATGCATATAATATAAGTTGATCGAAATGTTAAAATATCGCTTATTAATAAAAACTTTAAGGACAAACTATACTAATCATTGTCCGAAAAATTTGATAACTATTTTTTAAAGGAGTCTTTACGATGGCATTAAAAAAAACTTTAACAATCGCTGGTTCTGACGCTTCTGGTGGTGCTGGTTTAGAAGCAGATTTAAAAACTTTCCAAGAGCACGGTACATACGGTATGGCCGCTGTTACTGTTATTGCTACGATGGATCCAGACAGCAACTGGTCTCACGGAGTTTACACATTACCTATTGATACATTAAAAGCACAATTAAAAACCACATTCTCTACAGGTATTGATGCATTAAAAACAGGTATGTTATCAACAGAAGAGGTAATCCAAACTTCTGGTGAAGCCATTAAAGCTTCTGGTGTTAAAAATGTAGTAATTGATCCTGTTATGGTATGTAAA
This window of the Rummeliibacillus pycnus genome carries:
- a CDS encoding uracil-DNA glycosylase; its protein translation is MTKIIFDNDWQDILGEEFNKSYYLQLREFLKQEYFTKTIYPPMEDIWSAFRYTPYHKVKVVILGQDPYHGPGQAHGMSFSVKPGVPHPPSLQNMFKELHDDLGYPIPHDGTLIKWAQQGVLLLNTVLTVRAHQAHSHKDHGWELFTDTVIQKLSERKEPIVFVLWGRPAQQKERLIDTSRHAIIKAPHPSPLSAYRGFFGSRPYSKINRQLIEWGKESIDFDLTK
- the gerQ gene encoding spore coat protein GerQ, producing the protein MVQYYWTPNYPTGTTPYPGGTTFPTGTIQTPPAQPATPAQAREQSYIENILRLNRGKPGTFHFSFEHAVAPGGNTIAIRGVVEAAGRDHVILRELKTNHRYLFPMIYFDYAEFDEQMNYFNQTP
- a CDS encoding YwdI family protein; the protein is MISYEIVIAELAKHLATAQSVKSEAKVREELSAIRALCDVALHNEVIQPSPNINIPQGKANTFHGVPQQTSTPLASSLTQNKLEEEDANGDSIFDF
- a CDS encoding DUF423 domain-containing protein; protein product: MRFNIVAGAVYAFLAVAFGAFGAHALKDVLTEHYAKIWETGVQYQMFHAIGLIVIGILMSKSLIGPKSLLSKAGIMMFIGVILFSGSLYVLSVTQINILGAITPIGGVLFLVAWVCVILAGLKIGK
- a CDS encoding DUF4230 domain-containing protein, whose amino-acid sequence is MTRKNRELEKVLKDFHMEEQQAATIMEAATASRIRFRNNLLIGLLKNWYTWIAIILIALLLILPFATWKLLQGNSFAEQKGSLVERIQNLNELTTAEAYTKVIIERQNNELFGKEIGIDIPGTKREILVVIPGGVKAGVDFSGVTEKNIDIDEKHKTATITLPAAKILGEPEIDFNNIQVFSSEGLFRSKPDMKEAYRLASDAKRQMVKEATTQGVLRSAEKNAKNSVADMFALVGYDVTVKFKE